The following are encoded in a window of Castanea sativa cultivar Marrone di Chiusa Pesio chromosome 9, ASM4071231v1 genomic DNA:
- the LOC142609552 gene encoding LRR receptor-like serine/threonine-protein kinase EFR isoform X2 has product MTHSCLKYEWALLIFFHGILLLCMSSSLISATVSAFANEADRLALLDFKNRITQDPLQIMSSWNDSVHFCNWLGVTCGPSSKRVMVLNLSTKKLSGSMPPSIGNLTHLTGINLENNSFYGEIPQEVGRLHRLWHLSLTYNSFGGKLPTNMSYCSQLRELTVGHNELVGQIPDHLSSLSKLVYLRLDGNNLTGNIPAWIGNFSSLYALSLSENNFQGSIPNELGYLPGLKYLQLSVNNLSGTIPPLIYNISSIYFFSVTENRLHGSLPPDIGLTLPNLQIFYCGINNFTGPIPASLSNASQLQGLDLGNNGLIGPVPQNLASLQGLVGVYFAYNRLGYGKDDDLHFVNFLANCTSLKVLDLGYNYFGGVLPRSIANLSTQLQSLYFDGNMIRGDIPIGIENLVNLELLVLSLNFLGGTLPDGLGKLQKLKHLFLDNNTFSGPIPSSLGNLSMLIMLSMEKNKLEGKIPPSLGNCQNLLFLNISSNNLTDTIPKQVIGLSSLSISLDMSHNFLIGALPFEVGNLIHLAWLDLSNNRLSGKIPTTLETCLSLEHLYLEGNSFQGAIPQSLKMLRGLEQIDLSRNNFSGNIPKFLDELASLKYLNISYNDLEGEVPSEGIFANASQISIFGNSKLCGGVQELHLPTCTRKNPHSSTKLLALKIVIPFTSMVIFVLILLYFFRACFIVKKSRERALTASSFEDRTLLVSYAELLKSTNGFSENNLIGSGSFGSVYKGVLSRNGAIVAIKVLNLQKQGASESFINECNALRSIRHRNLLKIISACSSSNYEGNEFKSLIFEFMCNGSLDQWLHPKDDEQYQNRRLSFIQRLNIAVDVAYALEYLHHNCETPIVHCDLKPSNILLDEDMVAHVGDFGLVKFLFEESNNLSKTQILSVGLKGSIGYIPPEYGMGGQVSTLGDVYSYGILLLELFIGKRPIDEMFKDGMNIYNFTAMALPEHVMDILDPLMFFGEEDEDVNDDKHKDDIEERAIIEDQHVNDERVPMNVVVNEMNAIRDTFLKYKMRKQKKKELG; this is encoded by the exons ATGACGCACTCTTGTTTGAAATACGAGTGggctttattaatattttttcatgGGATTCTTCTACTGTGTATGAGCTCATCTTTGATCTCTGCAACAGTTTCGGCTTTTGCAAATGAGGCTGATCGCCTAGCATTACTTGACTTCAAGAATCGGATAACTCAAGACCCACTTCAAATTATGAGCTCATGGAATGACTCCGTACATTTCTGCAACTGGTTAGGTGTTACATGTGGCCCCTCCAGTAAACGAGTCATGGTTTTGAATTTGTCAACTAAGAAATTGTCTGGCTCCATGCCACCCTCTATAGGAAATCTTACTCACCTCACAGGAATCAACCTAGAAAACAACAGCTTCTACGGTGAAATTCCTCAAGAAGTGGGACGTCTGCACCGCCTTTGGCATCTCAGTTTGACTTATAATTCCTTTGGTGGTAAACTTCCAACTAATATGAGCTACTGTTCACAACTTAGAGAGCTTACTGTTGGCCACAACGAGCTTGTCGGGCAGATTCCGGACCACCTCAGCTCATTGTCAAAGTTGGTGTATCTAAGACTTGATGGGAACAACCTTACAGGAAATATCCCAGCTTGGATAGGAAACTTTTCTTCGTTGTATGCTCTTAGTCTGTCCGAAAACAATTTTCAAGGAAGCATACCTAATGAACTTGGTTATCTACCAGGCTTGAAATATTTGCAGCTTTCTGTGAATAATCTATCTGGTACCATCCCTCCTCTGATCTATAATATATCTTCCATATACTTTTTCTCTGTTACTGAAAACCGGCTACATGGAAGCCTTCCACCAGATATTGGTCTCACTCTTCCTAaccttcaaatattttattgcgGTATTAACAATTTCACGGGACCTATTCCCGCGTCATTGTCAAATGCTTCTCAACTTCAGGGTCTTGACCTTGGCAATAATGGTCTAATTGGGCCAGTCCCTCAAAATCTAGCAAGCTTGCAAGGCTTGGTTGGAGTTTATTTTGCTTACAATAGACTTGGATATGGGAAAGATGATGACCTGCATTTTGTCAATTTCTTGGCTAATTGTACTAGTTTGAAGGTCTTGGATCTTGGTTATAATTATTTTGGAGGAGTATTACCCAGATCCATAGCCAACCTTTCCACCCAGCTACAATCTCTTTATTTTGATGGGAATATGATCCGTGGTGACATCCCTATTGGAATCGAGAACCTTGTTAACTTAGAATTACTAGTACtaagtttaaactttttgggAGGTACTCTCCCCGATGGTCTTGGGAAGCTTCAAAAATTAAAGCACTTATTTTTGGATAATAATACGTTTTCTGGGCCAATCCCTTCCTCCTTGGGTAACTTAAGTATGCTGATAATGCTCTCTATGGAGAAGAACAAATTAGAAGGAAAAATACCCCCAAGCCTAGGAAACTGCCAAAATTTGCTCTTCCTAAACATTTCTAGCAACAATCTCACTGACACCATTCCAAAACAAGTTATCGGTCTTTCTTCCCTTTCAATTTCTTTGGACATGTCTCACAATTTCTTGATAGGTGCACTGCCGTTTGAAGTAGGCAATTTAATACATCTTGCCTGGTTAGATCTCTCAAATAATAGATTATCAGGCAAAATTCCCACCACCCTTGAGACTTGTCTTAGTTTGGAGCACTTGTATTTAGAGGGTAATTCATTTCAAGGTGCAATACCTCAATCTTTGAAGATGTTAAGAGGTTTAGAACAAATAGATCTTTCACGGAATAACTTCTCTGGGAATATTCCTAAATTTCTCGATGAGCTTGCATCACTTAAGTATCTCAATATTTCATATAATGATTTGGAGGGTGAAGTGCCAAGTGAAGGGATTTTTGCAAATGCAAGCCAGATTTCAATCTTCGGAAATAGTAAGTTGTGTGGCGGTGTCCAAGAATTACATTTACCTACATGCACCAGGAAAAATCCTCATTCATCTACGAAGCTTCTTGCACTCAAAATAGTAATTCCTTTCACTAGCATGGTCATATTTGTACTTATTTTACTGTATTTTTTCCGTGCAtgttttattgtgaaaaaatcaagagagagagcaTTAACTGCATCTTCCTTTGAAGATAGGACATTACTTGTCTCTTATGCAGAACTCCTAAAATCAACAAATGGGTTTTCTGAGAACAATTTGATTGGTTCGGGTAGTTTTGGCTCAGTATACAAAGGAGTTCTTTCTAGAAATGGAGCAATTGTTGCGATTAAAGTATTGAACCTTCAAAAACAAGGAGCTTCCGAGAGTTTCATTAACGAATGCAATGCTTTGAGAAGTATACGTCATCGTAATCTCCTTAAGATTATCTCTGCTTGCTCATCCTCTAATTATGAAGGGAATGAATTTAAAAGTCTAATTTTTGAGTTCATGTGCAATGGAAGTCTAGACCAATGGTTGCATCCTAAAGATGATGAGCAATATCAAAACAGGAGATTGAGCTTTATTCAGAGACTGAACATAGCCGTTGATGTTGCTTATGCATTGGAATATCTTCATCACAATTGTGAAACACCAATTGTTCACTGTGATCTAAAGCCAAGCAATATACTCCTTGATGAAGATATGGTAGCCCATGTTGGTGATTTTGGATTAGTGAAGTTCCTTTTCGAAGAATCAAACAATCTCTCTAAAACTCAAATCTTGTCAGTTGGGTTAAAAGGTTCCATTGGGTATATTCCTCCAG AGTATGGGATGGGTGGCCAAGTTTCAACACTAGGAGACGTTTATAGCTATGGAATACTCTTGTTGGAGTTGTTCATTGGAAAAAGACCCATTGATGAAATGTTCAAAGATGGCATGAACATTTACAATTTCACTGCAATGGCTTTGCCTGAACATGTCATGGATATATTGGACCCGCTAATGTTCTTTGgagaggaagatgaagatgttAATGATGACAAACATAAGGATGACATAGAAGAAAGAGCAATAATCGAAGATCAACATGTCAAT GATGAGAGGGTGCCTATGAATGTTGTCGTCAACGAAATGAATGCAATTAGAGACACGTTTCTTAAATATAAGATGAGGaaacagaagaagaaagagcTAG GATAG
- the LOC142609552 gene encoding LRR receptor-like serine/threonine-protein kinase EFR isoform X1, with protein MTHSCLKYEWALLIFFHGILLLCMSSSLISATVSAFANEADRLALLDFKNRITQDPLQIMSSWNDSVHFCNWLGVTCGPSSKRVMVLNLSTKKLSGSMPPSIGNLTHLTGINLENNSFYGEIPQEVGRLHRLWHLSLTYNSFGGKLPTNMSYCSQLRELTVGHNELVGQIPDHLSSLSKLVYLRLDGNNLTGNIPAWIGNFSSLYALSLSENNFQGSIPNELGYLPGLKYLQLSVNNLSGTIPPLIYNISSIYFFSVTENRLHGSLPPDIGLTLPNLQIFYCGINNFTGPIPASLSNASQLQGLDLGNNGLIGPVPQNLASLQGLVGVYFAYNRLGYGKDDDLHFVNFLANCTSLKVLDLGYNYFGGVLPRSIANLSTQLQSLYFDGNMIRGDIPIGIENLVNLELLVLSLNFLGGTLPDGLGKLQKLKHLFLDNNTFSGPIPSSLGNLSMLIMLSMEKNKLEGKIPPSLGNCQNLLFLNISSNNLTDTIPKQVIGLSSLSISLDMSHNFLIGALPFEVGNLIHLAWLDLSNNRLSGKIPTTLETCLSLEHLYLEGNSFQGAIPQSLKMLRGLEQIDLSRNNFSGNIPKFLDELASLKYLNISYNDLEGEVPSEGIFANASQISIFGNSKLCGGVQELHLPTCTRKNPHSSTKLLALKIVIPFTSMVIFVLILLYFFRACFIVKKSRERALTASSFEDRTLLVSYAELLKSTNGFSENNLIGSGSFGSVYKGVLSRNGAIVAIKVLNLQKQGASESFINECNALRSIRHRNLLKIISACSSSNYEGNEFKSLIFEFMCNGSLDQWLHPKDDEQYQNRRLSFIQRLNIAVDVAYALEYLHHNCETPIVHCDLKPSNILLDEDMVAHVGDFGLVKFLFEESNNLSKTQILSVGLKGSIGYIPPEYGMGGQVSTLGDVYSYGILLLELFIGKRPIDEMFKDGMNIYNFTAMALPEHVMDILDPLMFFGEEDEDVNDDKHKDDIEERAIIEDQHVNVSRKIKDCLISVFRIGLSCSTISQDERVPMNVVVNEMNAIRDTFLKYKMRKQKKKELG; from the exons ATGACGCACTCTTGTTTGAAATACGAGTGggctttattaatattttttcatgGGATTCTTCTACTGTGTATGAGCTCATCTTTGATCTCTGCAACAGTTTCGGCTTTTGCAAATGAGGCTGATCGCCTAGCATTACTTGACTTCAAGAATCGGATAACTCAAGACCCACTTCAAATTATGAGCTCATGGAATGACTCCGTACATTTCTGCAACTGGTTAGGTGTTACATGTGGCCCCTCCAGTAAACGAGTCATGGTTTTGAATTTGTCAACTAAGAAATTGTCTGGCTCCATGCCACCCTCTATAGGAAATCTTACTCACCTCACAGGAATCAACCTAGAAAACAACAGCTTCTACGGTGAAATTCCTCAAGAAGTGGGACGTCTGCACCGCCTTTGGCATCTCAGTTTGACTTATAATTCCTTTGGTGGTAAACTTCCAACTAATATGAGCTACTGTTCACAACTTAGAGAGCTTACTGTTGGCCACAACGAGCTTGTCGGGCAGATTCCGGACCACCTCAGCTCATTGTCAAAGTTGGTGTATCTAAGACTTGATGGGAACAACCTTACAGGAAATATCCCAGCTTGGATAGGAAACTTTTCTTCGTTGTATGCTCTTAGTCTGTCCGAAAACAATTTTCAAGGAAGCATACCTAATGAACTTGGTTATCTACCAGGCTTGAAATATTTGCAGCTTTCTGTGAATAATCTATCTGGTACCATCCCTCCTCTGATCTATAATATATCTTCCATATACTTTTTCTCTGTTACTGAAAACCGGCTACATGGAAGCCTTCCACCAGATATTGGTCTCACTCTTCCTAaccttcaaatattttattgcgGTATTAACAATTTCACGGGACCTATTCCCGCGTCATTGTCAAATGCTTCTCAACTTCAGGGTCTTGACCTTGGCAATAATGGTCTAATTGGGCCAGTCCCTCAAAATCTAGCAAGCTTGCAAGGCTTGGTTGGAGTTTATTTTGCTTACAATAGACTTGGATATGGGAAAGATGATGACCTGCATTTTGTCAATTTCTTGGCTAATTGTACTAGTTTGAAGGTCTTGGATCTTGGTTATAATTATTTTGGAGGAGTATTACCCAGATCCATAGCCAACCTTTCCACCCAGCTACAATCTCTTTATTTTGATGGGAATATGATCCGTGGTGACATCCCTATTGGAATCGAGAACCTTGTTAACTTAGAATTACTAGTACtaagtttaaactttttgggAGGTACTCTCCCCGATGGTCTTGGGAAGCTTCAAAAATTAAAGCACTTATTTTTGGATAATAATACGTTTTCTGGGCCAATCCCTTCCTCCTTGGGTAACTTAAGTATGCTGATAATGCTCTCTATGGAGAAGAACAAATTAGAAGGAAAAATACCCCCAAGCCTAGGAAACTGCCAAAATTTGCTCTTCCTAAACATTTCTAGCAACAATCTCACTGACACCATTCCAAAACAAGTTATCGGTCTTTCTTCCCTTTCAATTTCTTTGGACATGTCTCACAATTTCTTGATAGGTGCACTGCCGTTTGAAGTAGGCAATTTAATACATCTTGCCTGGTTAGATCTCTCAAATAATAGATTATCAGGCAAAATTCCCACCACCCTTGAGACTTGTCTTAGTTTGGAGCACTTGTATTTAGAGGGTAATTCATTTCAAGGTGCAATACCTCAATCTTTGAAGATGTTAAGAGGTTTAGAACAAATAGATCTTTCACGGAATAACTTCTCTGGGAATATTCCTAAATTTCTCGATGAGCTTGCATCACTTAAGTATCTCAATATTTCATATAATGATTTGGAGGGTGAAGTGCCAAGTGAAGGGATTTTTGCAAATGCAAGCCAGATTTCAATCTTCGGAAATAGTAAGTTGTGTGGCGGTGTCCAAGAATTACATTTACCTACATGCACCAGGAAAAATCCTCATTCATCTACGAAGCTTCTTGCACTCAAAATAGTAATTCCTTTCACTAGCATGGTCATATTTGTACTTATTTTACTGTATTTTTTCCGTGCAtgttttattgtgaaaaaatcaagagagagagcaTTAACTGCATCTTCCTTTGAAGATAGGACATTACTTGTCTCTTATGCAGAACTCCTAAAATCAACAAATGGGTTTTCTGAGAACAATTTGATTGGTTCGGGTAGTTTTGGCTCAGTATACAAAGGAGTTCTTTCTAGAAATGGAGCAATTGTTGCGATTAAAGTATTGAACCTTCAAAAACAAGGAGCTTCCGAGAGTTTCATTAACGAATGCAATGCTTTGAGAAGTATACGTCATCGTAATCTCCTTAAGATTATCTCTGCTTGCTCATCCTCTAATTATGAAGGGAATGAATTTAAAAGTCTAATTTTTGAGTTCATGTGCAATGGAAGTCTAGACCAATGGTTGCATCCTAAAGATGATGAGCAATATCAAAACAGGAGATTGAGCTTTATTCAGAGACTGAACATAGCCGTTGATGTTGCTTATGCATTGGAATATCTTCATCACAATTGTGAAACACCAATTGTTCACTGTGATCTAAAGCCAAGCAATATACTCCTTGATGAAGATATGGTAGCCCATGTTGGTGATTTTGGATTAGTGAAGTTCCTTTTCGAAGAATCAAACAATCTCTCTAAAACTCAAATCTTGTCAGTTGGGTTAAAAGGTTCCATTGGGTATATTCCTCCAG AGTATGGGATGGGTGGCCAAGTTTCAACACTAGGAGACGTTTATAGCTATGGAATACTCTTGTTGGAGTTGTTCATTGGAAAAAGACCCATTGATGAAATGTTCAAAGATGGCATGAACATTTACAATTTCACTGCAATGGCTTTGCCTGAACATGTCATGGATATATTGGACCCGCTAATGTTCTTTGgagaggaagatgaagatgttAATGATGACAAACATAAGGATGACATAGAAGAAAGAGCAATAATCGAAGATCAACATGTCAATGttagtagaaaaataaaagattgcttGATATCTGTTTTTCGAATTGGATTGTCATGTTCTACAATATCACAGGATGAGAGGGTGCCTATGAATGTTGTCGTCAACGAAATGAATGCAATTAGAGACACGTTTCTTAAATATAAGATGAGGaaacagaagaagaaagagcTAG GATAG
- the LOC142611307 gene encoding uncharacterized protein LOC142611307 isoform X1 has translation MTTLRSSSSKLIVDKYRDRGFFVSQKEFLLTRPEICSLKSQKAVNFGFLKLISLQHKAVHPVTTLSSKTQADLEAGDTQIDEESDLEAYESKSVQVKFQLQKECMFGEQFLIVGDDPKLGLWDPSSAIPLDWSEGHVWTAEVDVPIGKSIQFKFILKGNAGKILWQPGPDRFFKTWETKNTIIVCEDWENPEFQKVIEGEQLANQNEQPTVNSDMLIVAENLTFPKDELVSYVNEGSANADSNASTAENSITEPHKEQIIADNIAPSQEKTKAIVADNISNSKEDPKVNAKDILESNGRAPTLIEDNLNNYGGPVLVPGLTPLSIEPTEEANQDEGEKRIAVDVSIGTSEAKDHSVQEASQDETKKRNAIDASTGTSEAKDHSLQEASQDETEKSNAVDALIGTYEAQGHNVSELDEKQEQHGDPPQLASTKIYNGEEEQLDSNFKQNHHPSKIVEQHDSKPIDKDVLQNDIQWGRKTLQKLLTNLGLL, from the exons ATGACAACCCTAAGGAGTTCTTCTTCAAAACTCATCGTGGACAAGTATAGAGACAGAGGCTTTTTTGTTTCCCAGAAAGAGTTTCTTCTTACTAGACCCGAAATTTGTTCCTTAAAGTCACAGAAAGCTGTTAATTTTGGGTTCTTGAAGTTGATATCTTTGCAACACAAGGCTGTCCACCCGGTTACTACTTTGTCATCGAAAACCCAG GCAGACTTGGAAGCTGGTGATACTCAGATTGATGAAGAATCAGACTTGGAAGCTT ATGAATCGAAGAGTGTTCAAGTCAAATTCCAGTTACAGAAAGAGTGCATGTTCGGTGAGCAATTTCTGATAGTAGGGGATGATCCTAAGTTGGGCTTATGGGACCCTTCAAGTGCGATACCATTGGACTGGTCAGAAGGCCATGTATGGACTGCTGAGGTG GATGTGCCCATTGGAAAATCAATCCAGTTCAAGTTCATACTAAAAGGAAATGCTGGGAAAATCTTGTGGCAACCTGGTCCTGATCGATTTTTTAAGACATGGGAAACTAAGAATACAATCATCGTTTGTGAAGATTGGGAAAATCCTGAATTTCAGAAAGTAATAGAGGGAGAACAATTGGCTAATCAAAATGAACAACCGACTGTTAACTCAGATATGTTGATTGTTGCTGAGAATTTGACTTTTCCAAAAGATGAGTTGGTGTCTTATGTTAACGAGGGATCAGCCAATGCAGACAGCAATGCTTCTACAGCAGAAAATTCAATTACAGAACCACACAAGGAACAAATTATTGCCGATAACATTGCTCCTTCACAAGAGAAAACTAAAGCTATTGTTGCAGACAATATAAGTAACTCAAAGGAGGACCCCAAAGTGAATGCAAAGGACATTCTTGAAAGTAATGGCAGAGCTCCAACACTCATTGAAGACAACCTTAATAATTATGGAGGCCCTGTTTTGGTTCCTGGTTTAACTCCATTGTCAATAGAGCCAACTGAAGAAGCAAACCAAGATGAAGGTGAGAAAAGAATTGCAGTGGATGTGTCTATAGGAACCTCTGAAGCTAAGGATCATAGCGTGCAAGAAGCAAGCCAAGATGAAACCAAGAAAAGAAATGCAATTGATGCCTCCACTGGAACCTCTGAAGCTAAGGATCATAGCCTGCAAGAAGCAAGCCAAGATGAAACTGAGAAAAGCAATGCAGTTGATGCCTTAATTGGAACCTATGAAGCCCAGGGTCATAATGTCTCTGAG TTAGATGAGAAGCAAGAACAGCATGGTGACCCACCTCAACTAGCTTCTACCAAGATTTACAATGGCGAGGAAGAACAGCTTGatagcaattttaaacaaaatcatCATCCATCAAAAATAGTAGAGCAGCACGACTCAAAGCCAATCGACAAGGATGTCTTGCAAAATGACATCCAATGGGGTCGCAAAACGCTGCAGAAGCTACTAACTAATTTAGGATTGCTCTAG
- the LOC142611307 gene encoding uncharacterized protein LOC142611307 isoform X2 — protein MTTLRSSSSKLIVDKYRDRGFFVSQKEFLLTRPEICSLKSQKAVNFGFLKLISLQHKAVHPVTTLSSKTQADLEAGDTQIDEESDLEAYESKSVQVKFQLQKECMFGEQFLIVGDDPKLGLWDPSSAIPLDWSEGHVWTAEVDVPIGKSIQFKFILKGNAGKILWQPGPDRFFKTWETKNTIIVCEDWENPEFQKVIEGEQLANQNEQPTVNSDMLIVAENLTFPKDELVSYVNEGSANADSNASTAENSITEPHKEQIIADNIAPSQEKTKAIVADNISNSKEDPKVNAKDILESNGRAPTLIEDNLNNYGGPVLVPGLTPLSIEPTEEANQDEGEKRIAVDVSIGTSEAKDHSVQEASQDETKKRNAIDASTGTSEAKDHSLQEASQDETEKSNAVDALIGTYEAQGHNVSEMRSKNSMVTHLN, from the exons ATGACAACCCTAAGGAGTTCTTCTTCAAAACTCATCGTGGACAAGTATAGAGACAGAGGCTTTTTTGTTTCCCAGAAAGAGTTTCTTCTTACTAGACCCGAAATTTGTTCCTTAAAGTCACAGAAAGCTGTTAATTTTGGGTTCTTGAAGTTGATATCTTTGCAACACAAGGCTGTCCACCCGGTTACTACTTTGTCATCGAAAACCCAG GCAGACTTGGAAGCTGGTGATACTCAGATTGATGAAGAATCAGACTTGGAAGCTT ATGAATCGAAGAGTGTTCAAGTCAAATTCCAGTTACAGAAAGAGTGCATGTTCGGTGAGCAATTTCTGATAGTAGGGGATGATCCTAAGTTGGGCTTATGGGACCCTTCAAGTGCGATACCATTGGACTGGTCAGAAGGCCATGTATGGACTGCTGAGGTG GATGTGCCCATTGGAAAATCAATCCAGTTCAAGTTCATACTAAAAGGAAATGCTGGGAAAATCTTGTGGCAACCTGGTCCTGATCGATTTTTTAAGACATGGGAAACTAAGAATACAATCATCGTTTGTGAAGATTGGGAAAATCCTGAATTTCAGAAAGTAATAGAGGGAGAACAATTGGCTAATCAAAATGAACAACCGACTGTTAACTCAGATATGTTGATTGTTGCTGAGAATTTGACTTTTCCAAAAGATGAGTTGGTGTCTTATGTTAACGAGGGATCAGCCAATGCAGACAGCAATGCTTCTACAGCAGAAAATTCAATTACAGAACCACACAAGGAACAAATTATTGCCGATAACATTGCTCCTTCACAAGAGAAAACTAAAGCTATTGTTGCAGACAATATAAGTAACTCAAAGGAGGACCCCAAAGTGAATGCAAAGGACATTCTTGAAAGTAATGGCAGAGCTCCAACACTCATTGAAGACAACCTTAATAATTATGGAGGCCCTGTTTTGGTTCCTGGTTTAACTCCATTGTCAATAGAGCCAACTGAAGAAGCAAACCAAGATGAAGGTGAGAAAAGAATTGCAGTGGATGTGTCTATAGGAACCTCTGAAGCTAAGGATCATAGCGTGCAAGAAGCAAGCCAAGATGAAACCAAGAAAAGAAATGCAATTGATGCCTCCACTGGAACCTCTGAAGCTAAGGATCATAGCCTGCAAGAAGCAAGCCAAGATGAAACTGAGAAAAGCAATGCAGTTGATGCCTTAATTGGAACCTATGAAGCCCAGGGTCATAATGTCTCTGAG ATGAGAAGCAAGAACAGCATGGTGACCCACCTCAACTAG